TACCGCCAGAAGGGCACCGGTGGCGCCCGCCACGGCGACCGGAACGCGCCGATCTTCCGCAAGGGCGGCATCTACAAGGGCCCGGTGCCGCGCAGCCATGCGCATGACCTGCCCAAGAAGTTCCGCAAGCTGGGGCTTCGCCATGCGCTCAGCGCCAAGGCGCGGGCCGGCGAACTGGTGGTGCTGGACTCGGCCGAGGTGGAAAGCCCCAAGACGGCCGCCCTCGCCAAGTCGGTGAAGAACCTGGGCTGGAAGCGCGCGCTGGTGATCGATGGGGCGCAGGTCAACGAGAACTTCGCCCTGGCGGCGCGCAACATCGAAGGTCTCGACGTGCTGCCGTCGGTGGGGGCCAATGTCTATGACATCCTCAAGCGCGACACGCTCGTGCTGACCAAGGCAGGTGTCGAAGCGCTGGAGGCGCGACTGAAATGAGCGCGAAGCCGGAACATTACGACGTGATCCGCAAGCCGGTCATCACCGAGAAGGCGACGATGGCTTCCGAAGCCAATGCCGTGGTTTTCGAGGTGGCGATAGATGCGAACAAGCCGCAGATCAAGGAGGCCATCGAAGGTCTCTTCGGCGTCAAGGTGAAGGCGGTCAACACCACCATCACCAAGGGCAAGACCAAGCGGTTCCGCGGCATCCGCGGTCGCCGCAACGACGTCAAGAAAGCCTATGTGACCCTCGAGGAGGGGAACACTATCGACGTGACCACCGGTCTCTGATAGACGGGCACGATCCTTGGCCCCGGCTGCGTCCGGGGCCGGGTTTTTTCGAGTGGGGGCGCGTGCGTCCCATACGGAAACGGGACCCCAGGGTCCGAAGCTGACGGAAGACAGAAAGCATGGCACTCAAGTCGTACAAGCCGACGACGCCGGGCCAGCGCGGGCTGGTGCTGATCGACCGTTCGGAGCTTTGGAAAGGGCGCCCGGTCAAGGCTCTTACCGAGGGTCTGACCAAGAAGGGCGGCCGGAACAATACCGGACGGATCACGGCGCGGCGCCGTGGCGGGGGCGCGAAACGCCTCTACCGGATCGTCGATTTCAAGCGGAACAAACTGGACGTGACCGGCGTGGTCATGCGCATCGAATACGATCCGAACCGAACCGCCTTCATCGCGCTGATCCAGTACGAGGACGGCGAGCAGGCCTACATCCTCGCGCCCCAGCGCATCAGCGTGGGCGACAAGGTCGTCGCCGCGGCCAAGGCCGACGTGAAGCCGGGCAACGCGATGCCGTTCACCGGCATGCCGATCGGCACGATCGTCCACAACATCGAGCTGAAGCCCGGCAAGGGCGGCCAGATCGCGCGCGCGGCGGGCACCTATGCCCAGTTCGTCGGCCGTGACGGCGGCTATGCCCAGATCCGGCTGTCGTCGGGCGAACTGCGCATGGTCCGTCAGGAATGCATGGCGACCGTGGGCGCGGTGTCGAACCCCGACAACAGCAACCAGAACTTCGGCAAGGCCGGCCGGACCCGTCACCAAGGCAAGCGTCCCGCCGTCCGCGGCGTCGTGATGAACCCGATCGACCACCCCCATGGCGGCGGCGAGGGCCGGACCTCGGGTGGCCGCCACCCGGTCACGCCCTGGGGCAAGCCCACCAAGGGCGCCCGCACCCGCAAGAACAAGGGCACGGACAAGTTCATCATCCGCTCCCGCCACGCGCGCAAGAAGGGTCGCTAAGCCATGACACGTTCTGTTTGGAAAGGCCCCTTCGTCGACTCCTACGTCCTGAAGAAGGCCGAGAAGTCCCGCGAGTCGGGCCGCAACGAGGTGATCAAGATCTGGTCGCGCCGCTCGACCATCCTGCCCCAGTTCGTTGGGCTGACCTTCGGCGTCTACAACGGGCACAAGCATATCCCGGTGAACGTCTCCGAGGACATGATCGGCCAGAAGTTCGGCGAGTATGCCCCGACGCGGACCTATTACGGGCACGCGGCCGACAAGAAAGCGAAGAAGAGGTAAACGCCATGGGTAAGGACAAGAACCCCCGCCGCGTGGCCGAGAACGAAGCGATGGCCAAGGCCCGCATGCTTCGCACCTCGCCTCAAAAGCTGAACCTGGTGGCGGCGATGATCCGCGGCAAGAAGGTCGACAAGGCGCTGTCCGATCTGACCTTCTCGAAGAAGCGGATCGCCGAGGACGTGAAGAAATGCCTTCAGTCCGCCATCGCGAATGCCGAGAACAACCATAACCTGGACGTCGATGAACTTGTCGTCGCCGAGGCCTATGTCGGCAAGAACCTGGTCCTGAAACGCGGCCGTCCGCGCGCCCGCGGCAGGTTCGGCCGGATCAACAAGCCGTTCTCGGAACTCACCATCAAGGTCCGCCAGGTCGAGGAGCAAATCTGATGGGTCACAAGGTCAACCCGATCGGCATGCGTCTCCAGGTCAACCGCACCTGGGACAGCCGCTGGTACGCCGATACCAAGGATTACGGCGATCTTCTCCTCGAAGACGTGCGGATGCGCGACTTCATCAAGGAGGAGTGCAAGCAGGCCGGCGTCAGCCGCGTCATCATCGAGCGCCCGCACAAGAAGTGCCGGGTGACGATCCACACCGCGCGCCCGGGCGTGATCATCGGCAAGAAAGGCGCCGATATCGAAGGCCTGCGCAAGAAGCTCGCGAACATGACCGACAGCGAGCTGCACCTCAACATTGTCGAGGTCCGCAAGCCCGAGCTCGACGCCCAGCTGGTGGCCGAGAGCATCGCCCAGCAGCTGGAACGCCGGGTCAGCTTCCGCCGCGCGATGAAGCGGTCGGTGCAGAACGCCATGCGCATGGGCTCGCTGGGGATCCGCGTCAACGTCTCGGGCCGCCTCGGCGGTGCCGAGATCGCCCGGACCGAATGGTATCGCGAAGGGCGGGTGCCGCTGCACACGCTGCGCGCCGATATCGACTATGCCTATGCCGAGGCGCAAACGCCCTACGGCATCATCGGTGTGAAGGTCTGGATCTTCAAAGGCGAGATCATGGAGCACGATCCCAGTGCCCGCGACCGTCGCCATGCCGAGCTCCAGGAAGGTGGCGGCGGGCCGTCCCGTCCGCGCCGCTGAGCCCTGAAGGAGAAGCGAGATGCTGCAACCAAAGCGCACGAAGTTCCGCAAGATGCACAAGGGCCGTATCCACGGCCAGGCAAAGGGCGGAACGGATCTGAACTTCGGCTCCTTCGGGCTCAAGGCCACCCAGCCCGAGCGGATCACTGCGCGCCAGATCGAGGCCGCGCGCCGCGCCATGACGCGCCACATGAAGCGTCAGGGCCGGGTCTGGATCCGCATCTTTCCCGACACGCCGGTGTCCTCGAAGCCAACCGAGGTCCGGATGGGTAAGGGCAAGGGCTCGGTCGATTTCTGGGCCGCAAAGGTCAAACCCGGCCGGATCATGTTCGAGATCGACGGCGTCAGCGATAACGTCGCCCGCGAGGCGCTGCGCCTTGCCGCGATGAAGCTGCCGATCAAGACCCGGATCGTCCAGCGCGAGGACTGGTAAGAGTCGGCCGACACCGACCTACGCGACAGGACCCCCGTCGAGAGATCGGCGGGGGTTTCGAATGTCGGCCAGTCGAAGAGGTCGGTCATCCCGGTCGGTCTTGCACGCGACATGCCCTCGTCCCGCCCTCGCTTGGAAATTCGGTGAGCCATCTGATGGAAACGGGTTGCCAACAGGCCGTATCCCCCCTATACGGCCCACTTCTACACGAACTCCACCGAATCCCGGGTGACCCGTGCGGGGCCCATCGGTGATGTTGAAAGGAACACGGCGATGAACGCCAGCGAACTCCGGGACAAGACTCCCGACCAGCTCCGCGAGGAACTGACCAACCTGAAGAAAGAGGCCTTCAACCTCCGCTTCCAGCAGGCCACCGGCGCGCTGGAGAATACGGCGCGGATGCGTCAGGTGCGCCGCGACGCGGCTCGCGTGAAGACCGTGCTCAACGAAAAAGCCCAGCAGGCGGCGGAGTAAGGAGGCCCAAATGCCCAAACGGATTCTGCAAGGCACCGTGACCTCGGACCAGAACGCCCAGACCGTGACGGTCTCGGTCGAGCGGCGCTTCACGCATCCGGTTCTGAAGAAGACGATCCGGAAGTCCAAGAAATACCGTGCCCATGACGAGAACAACCAGTTCAAGGTGGGCGACACCGTGCGCATCCAGGAATGCGCGCCGAAATCCAAGACGAAACGCTGGGAGGTGATCGCCCAGGCCTGACCTGAGCTGTCACATCCCGGTTTGATCGAAACCCTGGGGCGCCGTCGCAACGGATCAGTCCCCAAAGGTCGGGAGAAACCACATGATCCAGATGCAGACCAATCTGGATGTCGCTGATAACTCCGGCGCACGCCGGGTTCAGTGCATCAAGGTCCTCGGCGGGTCGAAGCGGAAATATGCCTCTGTCGGCGACATCATCGTGGTGTCGGTGAAAGAGGCGATCCCGCGCGGCCGCGTCAAGAAGGGCGACGTCCGCAAGGCCGTCGTCGTGCGCACCGCCAAGGAAGTGCGCCGAGAGGACGGCACCGCGATCCGCTTTGACCGGAACGCCGCCGTCATCCTCAACAACAACAACGAGCCGATCGGGACGCGCATCTTCGGACCGGTGGTGCGCGAGCTGCGCGGCAAGAACTTCATGAAGATCATCTCGCTCGCCCCGGAGGTGCTGTGACATGGCTGCCAAGCTGAAAACCGGCGACACGGTCGTCGTGCTGGCCGGCAAGGACAAGGGCCGCGAAGGCACCATCCAGTCGGTCGATCCCAAATCCGGCAAGGCGGTGGTCGAGGGCTTGAACATGGCCGTCCGCCACCAGAAGCAGAGCCAGATGAGCCAGGGCGGCCGCATCGCCAAGCCGATGCCGATCGACCTCAGCAACCTCGCCATCGTCGACAAGAACGGCAAGCCCGCGCGCGTGGGCTTCCGCGAGGAGGACGGCAAGAAGGTCCGCTACGCCAAGACCACGGGGGACGTGATCGATGCTTGATGCCGCCAATTACACCCCGCGTCTGAGGGCGCAGTACCGCGAGACCATCAAGGCTGCGCTCAAGGAAGAGTTCGGCTACACCAACGACATGCAGATCCCGCGGCTCGACAAGATCGTGCTGAACATCGGCTGCGGCGCCGAGGCGGTGCGCGACTCGAAGAAGGCCAAGTCGGCGCAGGAAGACCTGACGCTGATCGCCGGCCAGAAGGCGGTCGTGACCAAGGCGAAGAAGTCGATCGCCGGCTTCCGCGTCCGCGAGGACATGCCGCTCGGCGCCAAGGTCACCCTGCGCGGCGACCGGATGTACGAGTTCCTCGACCGGCTGATCACCGTCGCCATGCCCCGCATCCGCGACTTCCGCGGCGTCTCGGGCAAGTCCTTCGACGGCCGCGGCAATTACGCGATGGGCATGAAGGAGCACATCGTCTTCCCGGAAATCGACTACGACAAGGTCGACGAGGTCTGGGGTCTGGATATCGTCATCACCACCACCGCGAAAACCGACGCGGAAGCGAAGGCGCTGTTGAAGCATTTCAACATGCCGTTCAACAGCTGATCGCGGGAGGGAGAGAGAACATGGCTAAGAAAGCAATGGTCGAACGCGAAAAGAAGCGTCAGCGCCTGGTCGAGAAATACGCCGCCAAGCGTGCCGCTCTCAAGGAAATCGCGAACAACGAGGATCTTCCGATGGAAGAGCGGTTCAAGGCGCGGCTGAAACTGGCCAAGCTGCCCCGCAATTCCTCGCCGACGCGGCTGCACAACCGCTGTCAGCTCACCGGGCGTCCGCACGCCTATTACCGCAAGCTCAAGGTCTCGCGGATCATGCTTCGGGAACTCGGCTCTCAGGGCCAGATTCCCGGCATGGTGAAGTCGAGCTGGTAAGGAGGGGAAAAGATGTCCGTGAACGATCCTCTCGGCGATATGCTGACCCGCATCCGCAACGCGCAGATGCGCGGCAAGTCGACCGTGCGCACGCCGGCCTCCAAGCTTCGCGCCTGGGTGCTCGAAGTGCTGGCCGACGAAGGCTACATCCGCGGCTACGAGAAGCTGGACGGCGCCAATGGCCTGCCCGAACTCGAGGTCAGCCTGAAATACTACGAGGGCGCGCCCGTGATCCGCGAGCTGCGCCGCGTGTCGACCCCGGGGCGCCGCGTCTACATGGGCGTGAGCGACATTCCGCAGGTCCGCCAGGGCCTTGGCGTCTCGATCGTCTCGACGTCCAAGGGCGTGATGTCCGATGCAGCCGCGCGCTCCGCCAATGTCGGCGGCGAAGTGCTCTGCCAGGTGTTCTAAGGAGGAAGGCAATGTCTCGTATTGGCAAAAGACCGGTCGAGCTGCCGTCGGGTGTCACCGCATCCGTCTCCGGCCAGACCATCGAGGTGAAGGGGCCCAAGGGCACCCGCAGCTTCACGGCGACCGACGATGTGACCATCGCGGTCGACGAGAACGCCGTCACCGTCACCCCCCGGGGCAATTCCAAGCGCGCGCGCCAGCAATGGGGCATGTCGCGCACCATGGTCGCGAACCTGGTGCAAGGCGTGACGCAAGGCTTCAAACGCGAACTGGAAATCCAGGGCGTCGGCTACCGGGCGCAGATGCAGGGCAACACGCTCAAGCTCAACCTCGGGTACAGCCACGAGGTCAACTTCGAGGTGCCCGAGGGCGTCACTGTCACCGCGCCCAAGCAGACCGAGGTCGTCGTTGAGGGCGCCGATCAGCAACTCGTCGGCCAGGTTGCGGCGAATGTCCGCGAATGGCGCGCGCCGGAGCCCTACAAGGGCAAGGGCATCCGCTACAAGGGCGAGTATATCTTCCGCAAGGAAGGCAAGAAGAAGTAAGGGCGCGACAGATGGCAAACAGCAAGAGAGACCTGTTCCAGAAGCGCCGCCTGCGCGTGCGGAACAAGCTTCGTGCGATGAATTCCGGGCGCGTGCGCCTGTCGGTGCATCGCAGCAACAAGAACATCAGCGTGCAGCTGATCGACGACGTCAACGGCGTGACGCTCGCCTCGGCCTCCTCGCTCGAAAAGGACCTGGGCGTGGTCGGCAAGAACAATGTCGAGGCGGCGAGCAAGGTCGGCAACGCGATCGCCGAGCGGGCGAAGAAGGCCGGCGTCGAGGAGTGCTACTTCGACCGGGGCGGCTACCTCTATCACGGGGGCGTCAAGGCACTGGCCGATGCCGCTCGTGAAGGCGGCCTGAAGTTCTGAGGAGACGAGAGATGGCAAGAGAAGACAATCGCCGGGGCGGCCGCGATCGCGACGAGAACCCGGAATTCGCCGATCGTCTCGTGGCGATCAACCGCGTGTCCAAGACCGTGAAGGGCGGCAAGCGCTTCGGCTTTGCGGCCCTCGTGGTCGTGGGCGATCAGAAGGGCCGCGTCGGCTTCGGCAAAGGCAAGGCCAAAGAGGTGCCCGAGGCGATCCGCAAGGCCACCGAACAGGCCAAGCGGAAGCTGATCCGCGTGCCGCTGCGCGAGGGCCGGACGCTGCATCACGACATCGAGGGCCGCCACGGCGCGGGCCGCGTGGTGCTGCGCACCGCTCCTCAGGGGACCGGCATCATCGCCGGCGGCCCGATGCGCGCGGTGTTCGAGATGCTGGGGGTCCAGGACGTGGTGGCCAAGTCGGTCGGCACCCAGAACCCCTACAACATGATCCGCGCGACGCTGGACGGGCTGACCAAGGAAAGCTCGCCCCGCCAGGTGGCGCAGCGCCGCGGCAAGAAGGTGGCCGATATCCTGCACCGTGACGAGGCGCCGGCCTCCGACGCGCCGGCCGAAGCGTAAGGAGAGGGACACATGGCCAAAACCATCGTCGTCAAGCAGGTGGGCTCGCCCATCCGCCGCCCGGGCGTTCAGCGCCAGACCCTGATCGGGCTGGGGCTGAACAAGATGCACAAGACCCGCGAGCTGGAGGACACCCCCTCGATCCGCGGCATGATCGCC
This genomic window from Rhodovulum sp. ES.010 contains:
- the rpsS gene encoding 30S ribosomal protein S19, which translates into the protein MTRSVWKGPFVDSYVLKKAEKSRESGRNEVIKIWSRRSTILPQFVGLTFGVYNGHKHIPVNVSEDMIGQKFGEYAPTRTYYGHAADKKAKKR
- the rplR gene encoding 50S ribosomal protein L18, which encodes MANSKRDLFQKRRLRVRNKLRAMNSGRVRLSVHRSNKNISVQLIDDVNGVTLASASSLEKDLGVVGKNNVEAASKVGNAIAERAKKAGVEECYFDRGGYLYHGGVKALADAAREGGLKF
- the rplP gene encoding 50S ribosomal protein L16, translated to MLQPKRTKFRKMHKGRIHGQAKGGTDLNFGSFGLKATQPERITARQIEAARRAMTRHMKRQGRVWIRIFPDTPVSSKPTEVRMGKGKGSVDFWAAKVKPGRIMFEIDGVSDNVAREALRLAAMKLPIKTRIVQREDW
- the rpsE gene encoding 30S ribosomal protein S5 gives rise to the protein MAREDNRRGGRDRDENPEFADRLVAINRVSKTVKGGKRFGFAALVVVGDQKGRVGFGKGKAKEVPEAIRKATEQAKRKLIRVPLREGRTLHHDIEGRHGAGRVVLRTAPQGTGIIAGGPMRAVFEMLGVQDVVAKSVGTQNPYNMIRATLDGLTKESSPRQVAQRRGKKVADILHRDEAPASDAPAEA
- the rpsQ gene encoding 30S ribosomal protein S17, whose product is MPKRILQGTVTSDQNAQTVTVSVERRFTHPVLKKTIRKSKKYRAHDENNQFKVGDTVRIQECAPKSKTKRWEVIAQA
- the rpsC gene encoding 30S ribosomal protein S3; amino-acid sequence: MGHKVNPIGMRLQVNRTWDSRWYADTKDYGDLLLEDVRMRDFIKEECKQAGVSRVIIERPHKKCRVTIHTARPGVIIGKKGADIEGLRKKLANMTDSELHLNIVEVRKPELDAQLVAESIAQQLERRVSFRRAMKRSVQNAMRMGSLGIRVNVSGRLGGAEIARTEWYREGRVPLHTLRADIDYAYAEAQTPYGIIGVKVWIFKGEIMEHDPSARDRRHAELQEGGGGPSRPRR
- the rplN gene encoding 50S ribosomal protein L14, which translates into the protein MIQMQTNLDVADNSGARRVQCIKVLGGSKRKYASVGDIIVVSVKEAIPRGRVKKGDVRKAVVVRTAKEVRREDGTAIRFDRNAAVILNNNNEPIGTRIFGPVVRELRGKNFMKIISLAPEVL
- the rpsH gene encoding 30S ribosomal protein S8, whose amino-acid sequence is MSVNDPLGDMLTRIRNAQMRGKSTVRTPASKLRAWVLEVLADEGYIRGYEKLDGANGLPELEVSLKYYEGAPVIRELRRVSTPGRRVYMGVSDIPQVRQGLGVSIVSTSKGVMSDAAARSANVGGEVLCQVF
- a CDS encoding 50S ribosomal protein L23 encodes the protein MSAKPEHYDVIRKPVITEKATMASEANAVVFEVAIDANKPQIKEAIEGLFGVKVKAVNTTITKGKTKRFRGIRGRRNDVKKAYVTLEEGNTIDVTTGL
- the rplB gene encoding 50S ribosomal protein L2; protein product: MALKSYKPTTPGQRGLVLIDRSELWKGRPVKALTEGLTKKGGRNNTGRITARRRGGGAKRLYRIVDFKRNKLDVTGVVMRIEYDPNRTAFIALIQYEDGEQAYILAPQRISVGDKVVAAAKADVKPGNAMPFTGMPIGTIVHNIELKPGKGGQIARAAGTYAQFVGRDGGYAQIRLSSGELRMVRQECMATVGAVSNPDNSNQNFGKAGRTRHQGKRPAVRGVVMNPIDHPHGGGEGRTSGGRHPVTPWGKPTKGARTRKNKGTDKFIIRSRHARKKGR
- the rpsN gene encoding 30S ribosomal protein S14, giving the protein MAKKAMVEREKKRQRLVEKYAAKRAALKEIANNEDLPMEERFKARLKLAKLPRNSSPTRLHNRCQLTGRPHAYYRKLKVSRIMLRELGSQGQIPGMVKSSW
- the rplE gene encoding 50S ribosomal protein L5 — encoded protein: MLDAANYTPRLRAQYRETIKAALKEEFGYTNDMQIPRLDKIVLNIGCGAEAVRDSKKAKSAQEDLTLIAGQKAVVTKAKKSIAGFRVREDMPLGAKVTLRGDRMYEFLDRLITVAMPRIRDFRGVSGKSFDGRGNYAMGMKEHIVFPEIDYDKVDEVWGLDIVITTTAKTDAEAKALLKHFNMPFNS
- the rpmC gene encoding 50S ribosomal protein L29; this translates as MNASELRDKTPDQLREELTNLKKEAFNLRFQQATGALENTARMRQVRRDAARVKTVLNEKAQQAAE
- the rplV gene encoding 50S ribosomal protein L22, yielding MGKDKNPRRVAENEAMAKARMLRTSPQKLNLVAAMIRGKKVDKALSDLTFSKKRIAEDVKKCLQSAIANAENNHNLDVDELVVAEAYVGKNLVLKRGRPRARGRFGRINKPFSELTIKVRQVEEQI
- the rplF gene encoding 50S ribosomal protein L6; its protein translation is MSRIGKRPVELPSGVTASVSGQTIEVKGPKGTRSFTATDDVTIAVDENAVTVTPRGNSKRARQQWGMSRTMVANLVQGVTQGFKRELEIQGVGYRAQMQGNTLKLNLGYSHEVNFEVPEGVTVTAPKQTEVVVEGADQQLVGQVAANVREWRAPEPYKGKGIRYKGEYIFRKEGKKK
- the rpmD gene encoding 50S ribosomal protein L30 — protein: MAKTIVVKQVGSPIRRPGVQRQTLIGLGLNKMHKTRELEDTPSIRGMIAKIPHLVEIVEERG
- the rplD gene encoding 50S ribosomal protein L4; translated protein: MKLDVIKLDGAKAGTVDLGDEIFGLEPRADILHRVVRWQRAKAQAGTHKVKTRSETSYSTKKIYRQKGTGGARHGDRNAPIFRKGGIYKGPVPRSHAHDLPKKFRKLGLRHALSAKARAGELVVLDSAEVESPKTAALAKSVKNLGWKRALVIDGAQVNENFALAARNIEGLDVLPSVGANVYDILKRDTLVLTKAGVEALEARLK
- the rplX gene encoding 50S ribosomal protein L24, coding for MAAKLKTGDTVVVLAGKDKGREGTIQSVDPKSGKAVVEGLNMAVRHQKQSQMSQGGRIAKPMPIDLSNLAIVDKNGKPARVGFREEDGKKVRYAKTTGDVIDA